Genomic window (Vigna radiata var. radiata cultivar VC1973A chromosome 1, Vradiata_ver6, whole genome shotgun sequence):
ACCTTGTTTTCCTTCTCCCAATGCCTTTAAAGAATGTAagactttcccttttcttttcactttaaCCTTTTAGCCCTGTGTAATTCCTTTTGCAGCTCGCAAACCAATTCCAATAGTTCGTTTCATTTCTAGATATCGTGTGCTTACTTTTCCATTAACATTATTTCTAAATCAATATTACCTtgcaatttttttgttttcttattaatcTATAGTTGATTACGGGCTTTCCGCTTATGCTAAGATGTCAATACCAAGAAacctatattaattttaattgatctttaaacaaatttcataacCTAAGCAAAATTGGCCGCAGATAGAATTCCTACAAGTCAAGGTAAACATTAAGGATGTTCTATGATATCACTGGTGTAGGAATCCTTTTCTGTAGTTCAAGCTAAAACATACTGAAAATGTAGATTAACAAACTAAGTTTCTGTTTTCAAACCTGGGGAATAATGTGTTGCATTGCCCAATCCGGTCCAAATTCTTCTGCTAAGCGTTTGATGTTATTTGCGGCCGCATCACGGATTGAGTATACCTACAAATACATGAACATACATTAAAGAAATTCAATATAACACAACGagtctataataaaaaatactaaaataagaaGCAGAACGGAATTGAACACCCCTACCCCTAGTAAAAAGGAATGAATAGTTGTCTTCGTGACCAGAAgagttttgaatatttttttataaccgACTGGGTGAATGAAAGATTCAGTTTAAACCTTCCATCAAACATAAGACTTGTAATCTTTATATTAAACATTAAGTGGTATTTTCCTTTTGGGTCTTTCTACAGTCAATCCTAAACCACcatcaaattgaaaattaaacataaaataacttaCACTAACTTTTGCTTATTCTTTTCGCCCTCTAAAATTAAGATATGTAAGTAACAccaatttctcttctttttccttttcatgtgaaaagaaaaggcCATGTTTCCAAATACATGTCAGATATAAGCACCATAAAAAAAGCCAAGCACTGTAGTAGAGTTTGACCTGActtgtttgtttatttaaaagtaaCGTATTAAAGATAATAACGAgctttaaaattatagaaaaaatcacattattattattattatcaccaTCATTTTGATTATCAAAAGAACTTCTTAAGAAAGACAGAAGGTACTACTCACTACAAGAGGATAGGATATCCTAAAAACCTAATCCAAAAAATGATCaaaaggaaaacataaaaatcaagaaCATGAAACATGTATCAATACATATCAATCTCTCTGAAgaagtataaaaaatagttcTCCTAGAAAGTCCTTTAGACCACAAAGAAGTTAAGTGTACAACCTATCCCAAATCCTTTGGGCATTTCTTTCCAACCAAATATACCAAAAATGGAGCACATTGAGCAAACCTAATCTTCACCAACAGCGCCGCACAAATTCCCAAAGACATGTaattctatcatttttttttgcttaaacATACAAAATATTGCATAAACTAAACATTTGTTTACCAAAcaatacacacatatataagaaatttataataacattcCTAAAGCTCAAGACAAAATAACTTGTTTTCCATAAAATAGACATAAAAAGTAAGATTAGAACCAATTGAAAATAATTGCACTTGCTTCACAAACCTTGTCCTTTAGCCATTGCATGCAAAGAGCACCGAGCTTATCATCAAAAAACCCAACACCCAATTGGCTTGCCAATAAGGGTATATATTCTATGATAGCAAGTCGAACTCTCCAGTGCCGATCCTCGGCAAGCTCAACAATAGCTGGCAACAGAGACTGAGATAACAAATCGATACCAATAACCTGCAATCCACGTGTAAAATTACAAGCTTCTAAGAGGtagtatatgaaaaataataattttgaaacgTACATAGCCAATCTAAAAGAACGTTGAATTTTAAGCCACAAACCTGATTCACTTGATCAAGCTTGCTGATAATATTTAGTCTGACATCAGGAAATTCGTCtttcaaaagagaaaggaaaatagGCAGGAGTTGCTCAATTGTTGCATCCTGCAACCACCACATAATTATTGGAAAAGCAAGAAGGCACGTAAGTTGAATTGCTTTTAGCTAGGAACAGTATCAAGAGTTAaggaataaaatcaaatatttttcccAACAGAGCAGAGTATTAGTAAACAGAAACAAACGTGCTAGTATGAGGAGATGAAAAACAATAAAGTGGAGAAAATAGGCAGAGGTCCAAAAATAAAGTGGAGAAAATAGGTAAAGGTTTCACTTttcagttttttatattttgtacaGACCAGaatattattaactaattttttttttctataaggGGATGGCCAAAGTTTGGAAAGCAAATAGACCAAATCCTGCCAAAGGCATGTATTGTAGAGATACAAAAGTATGCCTATTTCACCTCATGCGGCATGATATGTTTATGGATAGTGATAAATATATAACCTGATGTTTAATGCCACTGCAAGTGATAGGTGGAGGATCTAGAAAATTTAAAGTGTGAATGGGAACGAAACAATACATAGGCACAAAAACAATCTACTCTTAACAttcatatcaataaaaaaagtaatgataTTGTATAGAAATGTGATCAATCTATTAGTCAAGAAGGAATAAAGAAATCAAGACCTGAATGAATTATCTGATTCGAAAGATAATTCTTGccattttttatgaaaagggAATTAAGATAAAGAGAAAAGCATAAATAACAAACCATGATCTTAAACTAATTTGTACATTTAAAAAAGGATAGTTTCCCCCAAAAGCAAAATTCTAACTCAAAAATAACTATGCAAGAAAAAGgtatataaaattgagttatcTGAGCAATAGCCCAAGCGATTGAGGTTAGATGGTGAATAGATCAAGGGCATAAATTTATCTCATGGTAATAACTCtaacatgtaaaataattttattttttcaaaatctttattcaACTTATTGATTAGTGAGGgcaatttaaatatatagtaAACCACGAAATCATATTCTAATAGAATTAAGGTAGATATGGCAATTGCCCCAAGTTATAATAGGATAAAACATATCTGCCATGAGAAaaaagcataacaaaacatttttaactATTGATGCAAATGGGTACGAATTTTGTAATTATCTAATGTAttgtataaaaatgaaaatacagtAATTAGGGATATCATGAGCAGTATAATTTTGTAGCCCTTACTCAATATGCCTCTggctttaattataaataaaaacctCCATTGTATAATCAAGACACATGAATTCATTCACATTACCTCTCGTTTTTCTCTCCCATAACAATTAAATACTTAAGTCACATTTGGAAAGACTTCCTTAAATGCTAAACCATCTATTCATATAATAACCTAAGTCGTATGATTTTCTATCCCTTTTCAAACACTTCCGTAGACACATTTGTAAATGTCCTAATTTTATGTTTGTATAATTTAAGAGCTTAGAGAAAGCCTCATACCTTCCCCAACACTGGTGCCATTCCCATTATAACGGAAGCCAATGCAGAGCGAACATGTTGAGATGAATCGCTTGATAGCTCCTATATTAGGTAAACTTGATCGATTGTAATTGAgttattatcataaattttaaaactataagaGACCCAAGGTAACTGTATACCTTCACACAGGGTAGAATATGCTGAATGGCAAGTTCAGGACTTAGAATGCGGGAGAACTTAGTTACTTTCCCAGCAGCAGCAATACGTACTTCAGCCTCATTATCACGCAGCAGCCTAACATAGGCAGGAACCAATTCTGACCTACAAATGCatcacatttatataaatagtcAACTTGAATCTATGAAACAAAtacgttttaattttttaaataatgtcatagattataaagaaattaacatGAGGTCATAACTTGTATACATTAAATCATGAAGCATAGTAGTTTTTTTAACCAAATGAAAAATGTTCAGTGATTAGTAACACGGACTTTCAGATAGAAGACATAAATGGTTACCTGGTGGGATCAGGACCAACAGCTTCACATAGCTCGTATAGTTGATTTGCAACCATGTAACGAACACGCCATGACTTGTCCTGTATAAGAAGTAATTCAACTAAGTAAATGTGACAAAAACAAACAGAAATTCACTTCAGAAAGTTGGAAACAACACAAGCCAGCaaaaaccaaattaattttttatttagttttttggCTTTTGATATTGAGAACACGTAAAAAGGTTcttcaaaatgagaaaaaggaTGGGACTACTAAATATGAAAAGCGTGCATACAACTAACTAACAGTAAAACCATAAAAGAATACAACTTCTAGAGACCTACATCAGGATTAAACTAATTCAACTGTCAAATAACTCCTGATGCAATTCATTACTACTCACAAGTCAACAAACTCGTGTCATGCGAATTCAATATGTGCTAATGAAGTGGTGTGGGGAATGTTATCACCCTAGCAGGTCCATTTCCAACTTTAaccttttaatttgaattagtttaaGATTATCATTCTTCCACCAACAAAGATCTAGGTACAGTGCATCATATTCATACAGGTTAGATGCtcaatataatttgtatttacaCAAGTGTATGCttcaaaaagtaataaataagcCACAATCATGCCGAAAACAAGTAGCTATCAAGGGTAAATAAAGAATCctttcatataatattattcaacaaaaacaaaatacttttCCCACACCGTTGTGTTCTGTCCAAAATCGAGTCTTTATAGAAGTTATTTagatctaaattatttttaatggtttatGAAGTTTTCTCGCTCTTCCTCTACGTTGTACTAATAGCCAGTCCTCCATTTAATCAACTCTATTTCTGCAGCTTCTATTGGTCTTCTTCAACATGACCATACTATCTTTGGTGtaattctacatttttttttctaagaggTGCTACCCTCGCTTTCTCTCTGTTAAGAGTAGAGTACTGAGCATGTGTTTAGCATGCTCGAGCTATGAGGGTAAATGTATCCTTTGCACTGTCTCGTACTACATTTTACTACTACTAGGAACTAGAGCTTAGCTTActacacataaataatatactaTAACCACATTGAGACAAgtttctcttattcacaaagttaaatttaattcctAATCTTATGTATTATTTGATGTGCATCCTCTATTGTTTATTATCATGTCAGCAACACTAAACGAAGCCCATGTTTGTACTATGGCTGTGTAGTAAGTTGTCACTTAAGTCTGAAAGAATATTACAAAGCaccaaaaataaatagttttgcAGTTAAGTGTTTGCTTTCCATCCCGTACATCCTTTACATTAGAATAAAGAAATTTGAACGGATAATATTTTTCACGCACTCTTCCTgtgaaacaaaacaaatttatttgcATAGTGTACATATGTTTGGAAAGGGACAGACCAATAATTAAACTTGTATTCAGCCTATCGATATACTCTTACATATATAGTTAACTAAAGCAATCCAAATGTCGAATTCAAGACATCCCTTGGATAAGTGTTGGCCACAAAATGGCTATGGAAGATATATCTCTACATATATAGAATTACTATTGGTCAACAAACCTGAGAAAAATTGACTATGACAGGAAGAATATGTGCCACACAATCCTGAGGCTCCAACAATTTTCCTAGAGCTGCACAACCCTCAACAGCAAGCAGCCGAACAGAATCTTGATCTGaaaagaacaagggtcaagaaATCATTGGTTAATACACGCAACTCCATCCAACCAATCAACTTAAAAAATAGACTAAAATAACTATTCCACAAATGACCATAATGCAATAAACCTGTATTTATTTCTCCCATTAGTCAGTCTAATATACTGACTCAAACAAAAACTTCAGTATGCCAAGGTTCCTGATAATATTATAAGGAAGAATGATACAATTGTTCTATTCATGACTAGCAGTTATGTGAATTTCACTTGAACAGTTCCACCATCTGGCGTCttcctaattaaaaatattatcactGTTCCTTTTATTGCAAAGATCAATAACAAAAGGCAATCAGTGAAAGTCTGCAAGTGTCTGCAGTTATTTATAAACAGTTAACATACATATTTCACCTTTTATACCACGATTTTGGACTAAGAGGAAACTAAGATAAACAGAGATCAAATATGAAAAGTTGAGAACCATTAGActgttacaaaatattttttgtattctaGGGTCTTTACTTTCATGAATACCTTTCAGATTAACATCACGCATGAAATAGTTGAAACTTGTCTACGACTCCAAAAATACCTTAATCAGATGCAATCTATTTTGCTTTCAGTTTGTTTTTTGTTAATCTTGTGAACTTAAATATATCTAATTCCCAATCTAGACAAGGTTATTATAGACAAACATAAATCCCTAGAAGAAACAGATAGCCTGAGTAATGTCATTCACAGCTAACAAAGTACGTGGGTCCTCAACTCATCTAAGCAGCAAAATTTTTGAGCTATATACAATTACAAACACTAAAACTGTTTCCTCTATCCTACTATTATATAACAGATTAATGATGAGATGCTGGAATTCCCCGCATCATCTTCACATACCATCTTGTGTAAGATCCTCAAACACAGACATGATGTCTGATTTCAAGTGAGGAGCTTCAACGGTGGCAGCAAACTTTCCCAAGTTTGTAGCAGCAGATCTCCTAACCATCGGCATATCATCTTGACAGAGTTGGCCATATATGGCTCTCAGTTCAGTCTTCACCACCTCCGGCGCACTAGGGTATGCAATATGGAACAAGCCGCAAGAAGAAACTCGTGCTGTGAACCACTCGCCAGCAGCCAGCCTCtacaacaatgaaaataacaaaaacaatgaaaCCCACTCAAACCACAATCAGACTCATAATATAATCCTATTTAGATAAATTCCTCGTGAGCGAGTAAAATGAATTGAGGCCTAAGCTCAAATCAACGTATGCATTTAATTTTCAGAGAAATTATTTTCGTTAACTTCTCCGAAACCTAAGCGGCATCATTTGATTTTATAGCTTATGGAAAACTCACTTCAAAGAACTTACAATGAAGTTTATacaaacaaaacctaaaatgatgaataaaaaCGCAGTGCAACTATCTATATGTACTACCTTAACTAAAGGAATG
Coding sequences:
- the LOC106772024 gene encoding serine/threonine-protein phosphatase 2A 65 kDa regulatory subunit A beta isoform-like — encoded protein: MAMVDQPLYPIAVLIDELKNEDIQLRLNSIRRLSTIARALGEERTRKELIPFLSENNDDDDEVLLAMAEELGVFIPYVGGVEHANVLLPPLETLCTVEETCVRDKSVESLCRIGAQMKEQDLVEHFIPLVKRLAAGEWFTARVSSCGLFHIAYPSAPEVVKTELRAIYGQLCQDDMPMVRRSAATNLGKFAATVEAPHLKSDIMSVFEDLTQDDQDSVRLLAVEGCAALGKLLEPQDCVAHILPVIVNFSQDKSWRVRYMVANQLYELCEAVGPDPTRSELVPAYVRLLRDNEAEVRIAAAGKVTKFSRILSPELAIQHILPCVKELSSDSSQHVRSALASVIMGMAPVLGKDATIEQLLPIFLSLLKDEFPDVRLNIISKLDQVNQVIGIDLLSQSLLPAIVELAEDRHWRVRLAIIEYIPLLASQLGVGFFDDKLGALCMQWLKDKVYSIRDAAANNIKRLAEEFGPDWAMQHIIPQVLDMVTDPHYLYRMTILQAISLLAPVLGSEITSSKLLPLVINASKDRVPNIKFNVAKVLQSLIPIVDQSVVENTIRPCLVELSEDPDVDVRFFASQALQSSDQVKMSS